From the Gramella sp. Hel_I_59 genome, one window contains:
- the rplA gene encoding 50S ribosomal protein L1, translating to MAKLTKKQKEAQGKIENGKTYTVAEASALIKDVTNANFDPSVDLAVRLNVDPRKANQMVRGVVTLPHGTGKDVKVLALVTPDKEEEAKEAGADFVGLDEYLEKIKGGWTDVDVIITMPSVMGKLGPLGRVLGPRGLMPNPKTGTVTMDIAKAVSDVKAGKIDFKVDKTGIVHAAIGKASFDAEKIAGNARELLTTLVKLKPQASKGLYIKSIYMTSTMSPSVEIDTKRFTEQ from the coding sequence ATGGCAAAATTAACTAAAAAGCAAAAAGAAGCTCAGGGAAAGATCGAGAACGGTAAAACGTACACGGTTGCTGAAGCGTCTGCTTTGATAAAAGATGTTACCAACGCAAATTTCGATCCTTCTGTAGATCTAGCAGTTCGTTTGAATGTAGATCCACGTAAAGCTAACCAAATGGTTAGAGGTGTTGTAACTCTTCCGCATGGAACAGGTAAGGATGTTAAAGTTCTTGCGCTTGTTACTCCAGATAAAGAAGAGGAAGCAAAAGAAGCTGGTGCAGATTTCGTTGGATTAGATGAATACCTTGAGAAAATCAAAGGTGGTTGGACAGATGTTGATGTTATCATCACTATGCCTAGCGTTATGGGGAAACTTGGACCACTAGGACGTGTTCTAGGACCAAGAGGGCTTATGCCTAACCCAAAAACCGGTACGGTAACTATGGATATCGCTAAGGCAGTATCTGATGTGAAGGCTGGTAAGATCGACTTTAAAGTTGACAAAACAGGGATTGTACATGCTGCAATTGGAAAAGCGTCTTTCGATGCTGAGAAGATCGCAGGTAATGCAAGAGAATTATTAACTACGCTGGTAAAATTGAAGCCTCAGGCATCCAAAGGTCTTTATATAAAGAGTATTTATATGACTAGCACCATGAGCCCGAGTGTAGAGATAGATACTAAAAGGTTTACTGAGCAATAA